The genomic stretch GCCCCCGAGGTCGCCGAGTTGTTCGCCGACTCGGGCCCCGCGACCCCCTCGATCGCCCCGTGGCCGAAGCGTTCGGGATGGCGGGACAGGCGGCGCTCCAGGGCGTAGGAGACGAAGGAGGAGATGATGTGGGCGGATCCCGGGATGATCCCGATCAGGAAGCCGAGGACGGTCCCCCGCCCGACGGGCCAGGCCGAGTCCTGCCACTCCTGACGGGACGGCAGGAGCTCCCGCAGCCGGGGCTTGATCACCGCGGGTGGGGTCGGCTGGCCGGCGGTGAGGAGGATCTCCGACAGGCCGAAGAGCCCGACCGCGACGGGCACGACGCCGATCCCGTCGCCTAACTCGACCAGCCCGTAGTGAAATCGGAAAAACCCGGTCATCGGATCGATGCCGATCATCCCGAGGAGGAGCCCGAGCGCCGCCATGGCCAGTGACTTCGGCATGGACCCGCCGCTCATGTAGGCGAGCACCAGGAGTCCCAGGACGAGGAGCGCGAAATACTCCGGCGGCCCGAAACGGAGGGCGAACCGGGCCAGCGGCGGCGCAAGGAGCATGAGCCCCACGATGCTCGCGGTTCCGGCGATATAGGAACCGATCGCCGCGATGGCGAGGGCCGGACCGGCCCGCCCCTTCCGCGTCATCGCGTAGCCATCGATACAGGTCATCACCGAGGCGGCTTCGCCCGGGATCCGCATCAGGATCGAGGTCGTCGAGCCTCCGTACATGGCCCCGTAGTAGATCCCGGCCAGCATCACGATGGCGGTGGTCGCGTTCATCCCGAACGTGGCGGGCAGCAGCAGGCTGATCCCCGCGAGCGGCCCGACCCCGGGAAGCATTCCGACCAGAGTCCCGATGACGCAGCCGACGAACGCGTAGAGGAGAACCGCGGGCGAGAGCGCGACGGAGAAGCCCAGGTAGAGGTTCTGCAGGGTCTCGAGCATCAGAACCCGAACGGGCCGCGGGGGAGCGGCACCTTGAGGAGATCGTGAAACAGGAAAAAGGTCCCGAGGGAGAGGCCGAGGGCCATCGCGGCCACGACGGCAGCCCGCTTCCCCTCCAGCAGCCAGAGGATGAAGGCGAGCAGGATCAGGACGGTCAGCCGGAAGCCAAGGCGCTCGATGGCGAGCGCGGCAAAGGCGCAGCCGCCAAGGATCGCCAGCGCGTGCTTCTTCTCCTCCCACCCCAGCGCCGCCAGCCGCGGGGAGCCCCCTCCGCCGAGCGCCACGACGCTCGCGAGCGCCGCGAGGACGATCGCGAAGAGGACCGGCATGTAGGCCGGGCCCGGGTTGTGGAAGTTGCCGAGCGGGAGCACGCGCGCCTCCCATATGACGCCGAGCGCGAAGAGCAAGAGACCGATCCCCGCAAAGCGATCCCGGGTGAGCATCAGGCGCGCGGTTGACGGGACGATAGCTCGCGGGCGCCGCCCCTAGGCGAAAACGTCGCTGGACCGGAAGGGATTCGTAGGCGGCATAGCCAGTAACCACTCATATTTACAGAGCGCTGCCTTGCCTATGTGGCAAACCGTAGCACGGGATGCAACCCCGGTGCAACCGGGGAACCAGCCTGATGCGCTCCGGAGGACCGATCACCAGGTATGCTCGTCCAACCTCCTCAGGCCTACGCGCTCAGTCACTCGATCACTTCATCTGCCCGGATCAGGACGGACGGCGGGATCGTGAGGCCGAGGCCCTTGGCAGTCTTGAGGTTGATCACGAACCTGACCTTGGAGGGGCGCTCCACAGGAAGATCGCCCGCGTTGGCTCCCAGCAGGATCTTGGCGACGAGACGGGCCGCCTCACGGGCGATGTCAGCATCGCTCGCCCCGTACGTCGCCAGGGCGTCCGCAGTGCTTCCCGTTCGGGCCTGGAAGATCGTCGGGCGTTTCTTCGCGTGAGCCGTCCGGATCATCGCCTCGTAGTAGCCGGCGGTGAGGCCCCCCGGAATGCCGAGCAGCGCATCGACCTTCTCCAGGGCCTCTAGCCCTCGCTGGACATCCGCGGGGGAGCGCACTTCGCGCTCCACCAGCGTGAGGCCTAACACGGAGGCGGCTTCCCGCGCGGCCGCCGCACCCTGCCGCGGGGACGCATCCCGTGGATCGTAGAGAGCAAGTACCCGCCTCACGCCCGGAGCCAGCTCCTTGAGCAGCTGGAGTCGCTTGCCCGACAGCTCCGGGTACTCGAACGTCATGGCGGTCATGTTTCCACCCGGGCGGGCCAGGCTCGAGACCAGGCCGGCGGCCACAGGGTCTCCGGGTGTAAGGAACACGATGGGAAGCTTGGGCGCAACCTGTCTCGCCTCCTTCGCGAGCACCGACCCGATGACG from Candidatus Rokuibacteriota bacterium encodes the following:
- a CDS encoding ABC transporter substrate-binding protein; translated protein: MKVTRPILAVVALTLTLACGVLGAPLAADGQPAASLRRVGLLGPAEEPRFSEIAGSLKQGLREQGYAEDGVEILARRVRRGDKTGAQAAVEGLVRQRTEVLFVIGSVLAKEARQVAPKLPIVFLTPGDPVAAGLVSSLARPGGNMTAMTFEYPELSGKRLQLLKELAPGVRRVLALYDPRDASPRQGAAAAREAASVLGLTLVEREVRSPADVQRGLEALEKVDALLGIPGGLTAGYYEAMIRTAHAKKRPTIFQARTGSTADALATYGASDADIAREAARLVAKILLGANAGDLPVERPSKVRFVINLKTAKGLGLTIPPSVLIRADEVIE
- a CDS encoding tripartite tricarboxylate transporter permease: MLETLQNLYLGFSVALSPAVLLYAFVGCVIGTLVGMLPGVGPLAGISLLLPATFGMNATTAIVMLAGIYYGAMYGGSTTSILMRIPGEAASVMTCIDGYAMTRKGRAGPALAIAAIGSYIAGTASIVGLMLLAPPLARFALRFGPPEYFALLVLGLLVLAYMSGGSMPKSLAMAALGLLLGMIGIDPMTGFFRFHYGLVELGDGIGVVPVAVGLFGLSEILLTAGQPTPPAVIKPRLRELLPSRQEWQDSAWPVGRGTVLGFLIGIIPGSAHIISSFVSYALERRLSRHPERFGHGAIEGVAGPESANNSATSGAFVPMLALGVPSGPIPAVMLAAMMVHGISPGPLLIKQQPELFWGFIASMYVGNVVLLILNLPMVGLFVNLLRIPYPILYPAILVFCVLGVYAVNGSVVDVWIMTAMGALGYLLRKFDFETAPIVLGLVLAPMLEMSFRQSLAMSSGNYAIFANRPIASAMLLVGLGLLLLSLRPLLAGGVDWRQSFGLERKPDLAEEETP
- a CDS encoding tripartite tricarboxylate transporter TctB family protein; amino-acid sequence: MLTRDRFAGIGLLLFALGVIWEARVLPLGNFHNPGPAYMPVLFAIVLAALASVVALGGGGSPRLAALGWEEKKHALAILGGCAFAALAIERLGFRLTVLILLAFILWLLEGKRAAVVAAMALGLSLGTFFLFHDLLKVPLPRGPFGF